Proteins encoded within one genomic window of Chitinophaga parva:
- the mutL gene encoding DNA mismatch repair endonuclease MutL, with protein sequence MTDIIHLLPDNIANQIAAGEVIQRPASAVKELLENAVDAGATEIQLILKDAGKELVQVIDNGSGMSETDARLCFERHATSKIRSIEDLFSIRTMGFRGEALASIAAVAQVELKTRRAEDAVGTYIEIENSAVRKQEPVQWQTGTSISMKNLFFNVPARRNFLKSNAAEMRHVVDEFIRVAMSFPQLQFTLTHNGAQLFYLEKGSLKQRIVSILGQHYNSKLVAVKEMTDYMNVYGFVGKPDAAKKTRGDQFFFVNNRFIRSPYLHHAVMTAYAEMLPSDSYPLYVLFIEVNPEHVDINVHPTKQEIKFDDEKVLYAFIQATIKHSLAQFNVSPTLDFDLDPGIQQLTAVTQPFTRQQQEASTGGSLYKTFSQANQAHRIEKNDSNLRHWKDLYEIAAPRPDGTEFPGMPSMPSAPAPTGPAAIDASWQEQHKAPMQVHQHYILSHIKSGFFLIDQHAAHERILYERYLRSLQDKAMPTQQSLFPHTLDLAPADAALINALLPDLQHLGYDLEPFGQNTFVVRGTPADIQSGNEQASIEGLLEQFKHSSAELKLDRREQLVRSMARNNAIPVGKVLNVREMQNLIDELFACVTPNVSPSGRATFVSFKLNELDKMFEKGAQ encoded by the coding sequence GTGACAGACATCATTCATTTATTACCCGACAATATTGCCAACCAGATCGCGGCTGGTGAAGTGATCCAAAGACCGGCCTCTGCCGTGAAGGAATTGCTGGAAAATGCCGTCGATGCCGGGGCTACTGAAATACAACTGATCCTCAAAGACGCCGGCAAAGAGCTGGTACAGGTAATAGACAACGGCAGTGGCATGAGTGAAACGGATGCCCGCCTTTGTTTTGAACGCCACGCCACCTCCAAGATCCGCAGCATTGAAGACCTTTTCAGCATCCGCACCATGGGGTTCCGGGGCGAGGCCCTGGCCTCCATTGCCGCCGTGGCCCAGGTGGAACTGAAAACCCGCCGCGCCGAAGACGCTGTGGGCACCTATATTGAAATTGAGAACAGCGCCGTGCGCAAACAGGAACCCGTGCAATGGCAGACCGGCACCAGCATTTCCATGAAGAACCTCTTCTTCAACGTGCCCGCCCGCCGCAACTTCCTCAAAAGCAATGCCGCGGAAATGCGCCATGTGGTGGATGAATTCATCCGCGTGGCCATGTCCTTTCCCCAGCTGCAATTCACCCTCACCCACAACGGGGCTCAGCTCTTTTACCTGGAAAAAGGCTCCCTGAAACAACGCATTGTGAGCATCCTGGGCCAGCACTATAATTCCAAACTGGTGGCGGTAAAGGAAATGACCGATTACATGAACGTGTACGGCTTTGTAGGTAAGCCCGATGCGGCCAAGAAGACCCGGGGCGACCAGTTCTTCTTCGTAAATAACCGCTTCATCCGCAGCCCCTACCTGCACCACGCCGTGATGACCGCCTATGCGGAAATGCTGCCCAGCGACAGCTATCCGCTCTACGTCCTGTTCATAGAGGTGAACCCGGAACATGTAGACATCAACGTGCACCCCACAAAACAGGAGATCAAGTTTGACGATGAAAAAGTGCTGTATGCCTTCATACAGGCCACCATCAAGCATTCCCTGGCCCAGTTCAATGTAAGCCCCACCCTGGATTTTGACCTGGACCCGGGCATCCAGCAGCTTACTGCTGTAACGCAACCCTTCACCCGCCAGCAACAGGAAGCCTCTACCGGCGGCTCTTTGTATAAAACGTTCAGCCAGGCTAACCAGGCCCACCGCATTGAAAAGAATGACAGCAACCTGCGGCACTGGAAAGACCTCTACGAAATAGCGGCGCCCCGGCCGGATGGAACGGAGTTTCCCGGTATGCCCTCCATGCCCTCAGCACCCGCGCCCACCGGGCCCGCAGCCATCGATGCCAGCTGGCAGGAGCAGCACAAAGCACCCATGCAGGTGCACCAGCACTACATCCTGTCGCACATCAAGTCCGGTTTTTTCCTGATAGACCAGCATGCGGCGCATGAACGCATCCTGTATGAGCGTTACCTCCGTTCGTTGCAGGATAAGGCCATGCCCACCCAACAATCCCTTTTCCCCCACACACTGGACCTGGCCCCGGCAGATGCTGCGCTGATAAACGCCCTGCTGCCGGACCTGCAGCACCTGGGGTATGACCTGGAGCCTTTTGGGCAAAACACGTTCGTGGTGCGGGGCACACCAGCGGATATCCAGAGCGGGAACGAGCAGGCCAGCATTGAAGGCCTGCTGGAGCAGTTCAAGCATAGCAGCGCGGAGCTGAAGCTGGACCGGCGGGAACAACTGGTTCGGTCCATGGCACGGAACAATGCCATACCGGTGGGAAAAGTGTTGAACGTGCGGGAAATGCAGAACCTGATCGATGAATTGTTTGCATGCGTTACACCGAATGTATCGCCAAGTGGAAGGGCTACGTTTGTGTCGTTTAAGTTAAATGAACTAGATAAAATGTTTGAGAAGGGGGCGCAGTAA
- a CDS encoding gluconokinase — protein MKSDGNYFIGIDIGTSSTKGLALSSQGVALQVEQVHYGIYQPSPDHSEQDPEQMVAAVLQCIKAIVARQGVPAAIAFSNAMHSIMATDKDGKPITPMLIWADNRSLPMAARLKNTPEGRDIYTQTGTPIHPMSPLCKIAWWRGSEPAMFARAAYFVGIKEYVLHRLLGRFYIDDATASATGMYNIHTHAWSPEALAVAGIQESQLARVVRSVDILQGLEPAVAKELGLPALIPLVAGGSDGCLAQLGSDAMDEGHATLTIGTSGAVRMTTHRPLIDAQQRLFTYILKDQYVSGGAINNGGVVLQWYAKQFMPNTPFTTALEQALALPPGAEGLLCLPYLMGERAPVWDSLARGAFVGIQPGHTPAHFLRALMEGMAYDLLEVTMALQETVGPVKKISVSGGFTASPAWIQLLADIFQLPMHLQQQSDASTLGAIWLAMEAVGQPRPHNATTDADKVFAPNAALAAVYGQYFGLYRQLYGNLKKVFEGLHTLQAAPASATDAVNTAATSKENNNTHPRAVQ, from the coding sequence ATGAAAAGCGATGGGAACTACTTTATCGGGATAGATATTGGCACCAGCAGCACCAAAGGCCTGGCGCTGAGCAGCCAGGGAGTGGCATTGCAGGTAGAGCAGGTGCACTACGGCATTTACCAGCCCAGCCCCGATCACAGTGAACAGGACCCGGAACAAATGGTAGCCGCCGTGCTCCAATGCATTAAGGCCATCGTGGCCCGGCAGGGAGTGCCTGCGGCTATTGCCTTCAGTAACGCCATGCACAGCATCATGGCTACAGACAAGGATGGAAAGCCCATCACCCCCATGCTGATCTGGGCAGATAACCGCAGCCTGCCCATGGCCGCCCGGCTGAAGAACACACCGGAGGGCCGGGACATTTACACGCAAACCGGTACTCCTATCCATCCCATGTCGCCCCTGTGCAAGATAGCCTGGTGGCGCGGGTCGGAGCCGGCCATGTTTGCCAGGGCGGCTTATTTTGTGGGGATCAAAGAATACGTTTTACACCGCCTCCTGGGCCGGTTTTATATAGACGATGCCACGGCTTCCGCCACTGGCATGTATAACATTCACACGCATGCCTGGAGCCCGGAAGCCCTGGCCGTAGCCGGCATACAGGAAAGCCAGCTGGCCAGGGTGGTGCGCAGCGTGGACATCCTGCAAGGGCTGGAGCCCGCGGTGGCAAAGGAATTGGGCCTGCCTGCCCTTATACCCCTGGTAGCCGGCGGCAGCGACGGGTGCCTGGCCCAGTTAGGCAGCGATGCCATGGACGAAGGCCATGCTACCCTCACCATTGGCACCAGCGGCGCCGTGCGCATGACCACCCACCGGCCGCTGATAGATGCGCAGCAACGCCTCTTCACTTATATTTTGAAAGACCAGTACGTGAGTGGAGGTGCCATTAACAACGGGGGCGTGGTGCTGCAGTGGTATGCCAAACAGTTTATGCCCAATACCCCTTTTACCACCGCGCTGGAACAGGCCCTGGCACTGCCTCCGGGAGCAGAAGGCCTGCTTTGCCTGCCCTATCTCATGGGCGAGCGTGCCCCTGTGTGGGACAGCCTGGCGCGGGGCGCCTTTGTGGGTATACAACCCGGGCATACACCGGCGCATTTCCTGCGCGCCCTCATGGAAGGGATGGCCTATGACCTGCTGGAGGTAACTATGGCCCTGCAGGAAACCGTAGGCCCTGTCAAAAAGATCTCCGTAAGCGGCGGCTTCACGGCCAGCCCTGCGTGGATCCAACTGCTGGCGGATATTTTTCAACTGCCGATGCACCTGCAGCAGCAAAGTGACGCATCCACGCTGGGCGCCATCTGGCTGGCCATGGAAGCCGTGGGGCAGCCCCGCCCGCACAATGCCACCACCGATGCAGACAAGGTGTTTGCGCCCAATGCGGCCCTGGCAGCGGTTTACGGGCAATATTTCGGCCTGTACCGCCAGTTGTATGGCAATTTGAAAAAAGTATTTGAAGGCCTTCATACCTTGCAGGCAGCACCTGCCAGTGCAACAGACGCCGTAAACACGGCCGCCACCAGTAAAGAAAACAACAACACGCACCCGCGTGCCGTACAATAA
- a CDS encoding GMC oxidoreductase: MAFEIKKKGKRYDVCIVGSGAGGGMAAKMLADAGLSVALLEAGPNYDPANPEQSTQLKWPWESPRRGASTSRPFGDFDAAYGGWELEGEPYTQKNGTQFDWFRSRMVGGRTNHWGRISLRFSERDFKHRDVDGLGENWPIGYADIKPYYDRLDKMVGVFGTKEGLINEPDGYFLPPPKPRLHEMLITQAGRKIGLPVIPSRLSIQTRSVNKDRGACFFCRQCGRSCQVYGDFSSSSVLVKPAVATGRVDLYVNAMAREVKTDDKGLATSVLYVDKTDLQEYEINAKTIVLAASTCETARLLLNSKSARFPNGLANSSGLVGKYLHDSTGASRGAYIPSLMDRKRYNEDGTGGMHVYVPWWADNSKLDFARGYHIEMGGGMGMPSYGFGMGMHRLNGLPDKNGKTKPAGGYGKGLKEDIRRYYGATIGMAGRGEAIARVDNYCEIDPNVVDKYGIPVLRFNYKWSEHEIKQAKHMHDTFEELIHALGGIPMGTKPGEDTMYGLENPGRIIHEVGTTRMGNDPKKSVLNKYNQSHDVKNLFVMDGGSFVSQADKNPTWTIMALAIRSSEYLYEELKKQNI; this comes from the coding sequence ATGGCTTTTGAAATTAAAAAGAAGGGGAAGCGCTACGATGTATGCATTGTGGGCTCCGGGGCCGGTGGCGGCATGGCCGCCAAGATGCTGGCCGACGCGGGCCTGAGTGTAGCCCTCCTGGAAGCTGGGCCCAATTATGACCCCGCCAATCCTGAACAATCCACCCAACTGAAATGGCCGTGGGAGTCGCCGCGCAGGGGCGCCAGCACCTCCCGCCCTTTTGGCGATTTTGATGCCGCCTACGGCGGATGGGAACTGGAAGGAGAACCCTACACCCAGAAAAATGGTACCCAGTTCGACTGGTTCCGCTCCCGCATGGTGGGTGGCCGTACCAACCACTGGGGCCGCATTTCCCTCCGCTTCAGCGAGCGCGATTTTAAACACCGCGATGTGGATGGCCTGGGTGAGAACTGGCCCATTGGCTATGCCGATATTAAACCTTATTATGACCGCCTCGATAAAATGGTGGGCGTGTTTGGCACCAAAGAAGGGCTGATCAATGAGCCGGATGGCTACTTCCTGCCGCCGCCCAAGCCCCGCCTGCACGAAATGCTGATCACCCAGGCCGGCCGCAAAATAGGCCTGCCCGTGATCCCCTCCCGCCTTTCCATACAAACCCGTTCCGTGAATAAAGACCGGGGCGCCTGCTTCTTCTGCCGCCAGTGCGGCCGCAGCTGCCAGGTATATGGTGATTTCTCCTCCTCTTCCGTACTGGTAAAACCCGCTGTGGCCACCGGCCGTGTAGACCTGTATGTAAATGCCATGGCCCGCGAGGTAAAGACAGATGACAAAGGCCTGGCCACTTCTGTATTGTACGTAGATAAGACAGACCTGCAGGAATATGAAATAAATGCTAAAACGATTGTGCTGGCGGCCAGCACCTGTGAAACGGCCCGCCTCCTGCTCAATTCAAAAAGCGCCCGCTTTCCCAACGGCCTGGCTAACTCCAGCGGCCTGGTGGGCAAGTACCTGCACGACAGCACCGGGGCCTCCCGCGGGGCTTACATTCCCTCTTTGATGGACCGCAAGCGCTACAACGAAGACGGCACCGGCGGTATGCACGTGTATGTGCCCTGGTGGGCGGATAATTCCAAGCTGGATTTTGCCCGTGGCTACCACATAGAAATGGGTGGTGGTATGGGTATGCCCAGCTACGGCTTTGGCATGGGCATGCACCGCCTGAACGGCCTGCCGGACAAGAACGGCAAAACCAAGCCCGCCGGCGGTTACGGCAAAGGCCTGAAAGAAGACATCCGCCGCTACTACGGCGCTACCATCGGGATGGCAGGCCGCGGGGAAGCTATTGCCCGTGTAGACAACTATTGCGAAATAGACCCGAACGTGGTGGATAAATATGGCATCCCCGTGCTGCGCTTCAACTACAAATGGAGTGAGCACGAGATCAAACAGGCCAAACATATGCATGACACCTTCGAGGAGCTGATACACGCGCTGGGCGGCATTCCCATGGGTACCAAGCCCGGGGAAGACACCATGTACGGGCTGGAAAATCCCGGCCGTATCATCCACGAAGTAGGCACCACCCGCATGGGCAACGATCCTAAAAAATCAGTGCTCAACAAATACAACCAGTCGCACGATGTGAAGAACCTCTTCGTGATGGACGGCGGCTCTTTTGTAAGCCAGGCGGATAAGAATCCCACCTGGACCATCATGGCCCTGGCCATCCGCTCTTCCGAGTATTTGTATGAAGAACTGAAAAAACAGAACATCTAA
- a CDS encoding gluconate 2-dehydrogenase subunit 3 family protein: protein MDRRKSIKALLVGSAAAGALLAGCHEGTTTERKATDKPEKEKGYGRTPVEAERDTKLKAEKFFTPAEMSTITVLADIIIPKDEHSGSASEAGVPDFIEFIVKDQPEWQIPLRGGLRWLDVQMATRYGKSFVDATPEQRIAMVDLIAYPEQAAPEMSQGVTFFNHMRDLTATGFYTTKLGVKDLGYIGNAPNEWDGPPADVLAQYNLSYDEKYVPLYLKMEDRGKLMTWDD, encoded by the coding sequence ATGGATAGAAGAAAATCGATCAAAGCCCTGCTGGTGGGCAGTGCCGCGGCGGGCGCGCTGCTGGCGGGCTGCCACGAAGGCACCACTACAGAAAGAAAGGCCACCGATAAGCCGGAAAAAGAAAAAGGCTACGGCCGCACCCCGGTAGAAGCGGAGCGCGATACCAAACTGAAAGCGGAAAAATTCTTTACCCCCGCGGAGATGAGCACCATCACCGTGCTGGCAGATATCATCATCCCCAAGGATGAACATTCCGGCTCCGCCTCGGAGGCCGGGGTGCCGGACTTCATAGAATTTATCGTAAAAGACCAGCCGGAGTGGCAGATCCCCCTGCGCGGAGGCCTGCGCTGGCTGGATGTGCAGATGGCCACCCGCTATGGCAAATCCTTTGTGGACGCCACGCCGGAACAGCGCATTGCCATGGTGGACCTCATTGCCTACCCCGAGCAGGCCGCCCCGGAAATGAGCCAGGGTGTTACCTTCTTTAACCACATGCGCGACCTCACCGCCACCGGTTTTTACACCACTAAGCTCGGCGTGAAAGACCTGGGTTATATTGGCAACGCGCCCAATGAATGGGATGGCCCGCCCGCGGATGTACTGGCCCAGTACAACCTGAGCTATGATGAAAAGTACGTGCCGCTCTACCTGAAAATGGAAGACCGCGGCAAGCTGATGACCTGGGACGACTAA
- a CDS encoding Gfo/Idh/MocA family protein: MQEDNKKTGANSRRDFLKNGALAAAGFMIVPRHVLGGKGFIAPSDRLQIAGIGVGGKGQGDIAAFAKGPVDIAYLCDVDDRRAQASRTAFPKAKYYKDFREMLEKEHKHIDAVSVSTPDHQHAVAAMAAMQLGKHVYVQKPLTHDIYEARALTAAAKKYKVVTQMGNQGSSGDGVRQLMEWYNAGLIGEVDTVYCWTDRPVWPQGIPWSANKAEVPKELNWDLWLGTAPYKDYVDKLVPFNWRGWWDYGTGALGDMGCHLIEPPFRVLGLEYPSEVECSVGSVYVDEFKRGYFPDSCPPSSHVTLRFKKPDGKMVTLHWMDGGIQPTRPEELGPNEVMGDGGNGALFIGSKGKMMCGTYGINPQLLPTSRTATANVPQTITRVPGGAEGHYLQWVNAAIAGYGKHQVSSPFEIAGPLTETLLMANLAIRSFDIRKPKPENPSQFSYPGRYIKLLWDQQNMKVTNFDDANQFVKRTYRQGWSLGV; the protein is encoded by the coding sequence ATGCAAGAGGACAACAAAAAAACCGGCGCAAATTCCCGCCGTGATTTCCTGAAAAACGGCGCACTGGCTGCTGCCGGTTTTATGATTGTACCCCGCCATGTACTGGGCGGTAAAGGATTTATTGCGCCCAGCGACCGCCTGCAGATTGCCGGTATAGGCGTGGGCGGTAAGGGCCAGGGCGACATCGCCGCCTTTGCAAAGGGGCCGGTAGACATTGCCTACCTCTGCGACGTGGACGACCGCCGCGCCCAGGCCAGCCGCACCGCTTTCCCGAAAGCCAAGTACTACAAGGATTTCCGGGAAATGCTGGAAAAAGAGCACAAACACATTGATGCGGTATCTGTATCCACCCCGGACCACCAGCACGCGGTAGCCGCCATGGCCGCCATGCAGCTGGGTAAACACGTGTACGTACAGAAACCCCTCACCCACGATATTTATGAAGCCCGTGCCCTTACCGCTGCTGCCAAAAAATACAAGGTGGTAACCCAGATGGGCAACCAGGGCTCCTCCGGCGATGGCGTACGCCAGCTGATGGAATGGTACAATGCCGGCCTGATAGGCGAGGTAGACACCGTGTACTGCTGGACAGACCGTCCCGTATGGCCACAGGGTATTCCCTGGAGCGCTAACAAGGCGGAAGTACCCAAGGAACTGAACTGGGATCTCTGGCTGGGCACCGCCCCGTATAAAGATTACGTGGATAAACTGGTGCCCTTCAACTGGCGTGGCTGGTGGGATTATGGTACCGGCGCCCTGGGCGACATGGGCTGCCATCTCATTGAACCGCCCTTCCGCGTACTGGGCCTGGAATATCCCAGCGAAGTGGAATGCAGCGTAGGTTCTGTGTATGTAGATGAATTCAAACGCGGCTACTTCCCCGACAGCTGCCCGCCCTCTTCCCACGTAACCCTCCGGTTCAAGAAACCCGATGGCAAGATGGTGACCCTGCACTGGATGGACGGTGGCATTCAGCCCACACGCCCCGAAGAACTGGGCCCCAACGAAGTAATGGGCGACGGTGGCAACGGCGCGCTGTTCATCGGCTCCAAAGGCAAGATGATGTGCGGTACCTATGGCATCAACCCGCAGCTGCTGCCCACCAGCAGAACCGCTACCGCAAACGTGCCGCAAACCATTACCCGCGTACCGGGTGGTGCGGAAGGCCACTACCTGCAGTGGGTGAATGCCGCCATTGCCGGTTACGGCAAGCACCAGGTAAGCTCTCCCTTCGAGATCGCCGGCCCGCTCACCGAAACCCTGCTTATGGCAAACCTGGCCATCCGCAGCTTCGACATCCGCAAGCCCAAACCCGAAAATCCTTCCCAGTTCAGCTATCCCGGCCGCTACATCAAGCTCCTGTGGGACCAGCAGAACATGAAGGTGACCAACTTTGACGATGCGAACCAGTTCGTAAAGCGCACCTACCGTCAGGGCTGGAGCTTAGGCGTGTAA
- a CDS encoding peptidase associated/transthyretin-like domain-containing protein, with amino-acid sequence MKRFYKHLLFAASGTLLLAACKKELSTPYPENTTPLVRTTFEGVVKDQDNLVIDSAQVTAGGVTIYTDANGYFKLSQVLVDSTAATVIAGKPGYDADTATMVTHSYATHQVVFTLSPSH; translated from the coding sequence ATGAAACGTTTCTACAAACACCTGCTGTTTGCAGCATCCGGCACATTGCTGCTGGCCGCCTGTAAAAAGGAACTTTCCACTCCTTATCCCGAGAACACCACTCCCCTGGTACGCACCACCTTTGAAGGAGTGGTGAAAGACCAGGACAACCTGGTGATAGACAGCGCCCAGGTAACCGCCGGCGGCGTTACCATCTACACCGATGCCAATGGCTATTTCAAACTTTCCCAGGTGCTGGTAGACAGTACCGCTGCCACCGTGATTGCGGGCAAGCCCGGTTACGACGCAGATACTGCCACCATGGTCACGCATTCCTACGCCACCCACCAGGTAGTGTTTACGCTGAGCCCCTCTCACTAA
- a CDS encoding D-alanyl-D-alanine carboxypeptidase/D-alanyl-D-alanine-endopeptidase: protein MKQLFFPLAALLVAALPAHAQLAERAAALRNNKALAGAHTGICIYDPVAGKYLYQYQDNKYFLPASNTKIFTTYTALTLLGDSVPAFRYQLTADTLYVQGTADISFLNPLFPQQQAFAWLRAAGKPIALVPAINEDQPMGPGWSWEDYETYYQPERNEWPMYGNMVTFYHRWKADSIAPAFFNQAPILTGVDNTLKEATPGRLLHSNQFYVHYPERNNNATEVQVPFITGSVQDLAVRLADTLHVGVTVTATHDMSAAAVFYSRPVDEVLRTMMYESDDGMAEHMLMAASSHLLDTISTAKVIDYMLRHQLNNLPQDPHWVDGSGLSRYNLFTPRDIVTVLQKLYAGFGAQRIYKIFPTAGKGTLSNYYAGMENAIYAKTGSFGNCFNLSGYLVTKKGRRLVFSVMVNNHNDKNSNIRAAVQTFLKSIYEKE, encoded by the coding sequence ATGAAGCAACTCTTTTTCCCGCTGGCAGCCTTACTGGTGGCCGCTTTGCCCGCACATGCACAGCTGGCGGAACGGGCGGCCGCCCTCCGCAATAACAAAGCCCTGGCAGGTGCGCACACCGGCATTTGTATTTACGACCCGGTGGCCGGCAAGTACCTGTACCAGTACCAGGATAACAAGTATTTCCTGCCGGCATCCAATACCAAGATATTTACCACCTACACGGCGCTCACCCTCCTGGGCGATTCCGTGCCCGCCTTCCGCTACCAGCTTACGGCAGACACGCTGTACGTGCAGGGTACGGCAGATATCAGTTTCCTCAACCCTTTATTTCCACAACAGCAGGCCTTTGCCTGGCTGCGTGCTGCGGGCAAGCCCATTGCCCTGGTGCCGGCTATCAATGAGGATCAGCCCATGGGTCCCGGCTGGTCGTGGGAGGATTATGAGACCTACTACCAGCCGGAGCGCAATGAATGGCCCATGTACGGCAACATGGTCACCTTCTATCACCGCTGGAAGGCGGATAGCATTGCTCCCGCTTTCTTTAACCAGGCGCCCATTCTCACCGGGGTGGATAACACCCTGAAAGAAGCTACCCCAGGGCGCTTGCTGCACAGTAACCAGTTTTATGTGCACTACCCGGAGCGGAATAACAACGCCACGGAAGTGCAGGTGCCTTTCATTACCGGCTCCGTGCAGGACCTGGCCGTGCGGCTGGCAGACACCCTGCACGTGGGCGTAACGGTAACGGCTACACATGACATGTCAGCAGCCGCCGTTTTTTACAGCCGGCCGGTGGATGAGGTACTGCGCACCATGATGTATGAAAGTGATGATGGCATGGCAGAGCACATGCTCATGGCCGCCAGCAGCCACCTGCTGGATACCATCAGTACCGCCAAAGTGATAGATTACATGCTCCGGCACCAGTTAAACAACCTGCCCCAGGACCCGCACTGGGTAGACGGTTCAGGGCTTTCCCGTTATAATCTTTTTACTCCCCGCGATATCGTTACTGTGTTGCAAAAGCTCTATGCCGGTTTTGGAGCGCAGCGGATCTACAAGATATTTCCTACGGCCGGCAAAGGCACCCTCTCTAATTATTATGCAGGTATGGAAAACGCCATCTATGCAAAGACCGGCTCTTTTGGCAACTGCTTTAACCTGAGCGGCTACCTGGTTACAAAGAAAGGACGCCGGTTGGTATTTAGCGTGATGGTGAATAACCATAATGATAAGAACAGCAATATCCGCGCGGCGGTGCAAACTTTCCTGAAAAGCATTTACGAAAAAGAATAG
- a CDS encoding phage holin family protein, translating into MNIIFRLIISALAAFATAYILPGVRLDSFLTALILAVVLGVLNLLVKPVLVFLTFPITVFTLGLFLLVINAVIILVAAKLVNGFRVDGFWWALLFSLVMTVINSFLVSLGKRPEDV; encoded by the coding sequence ATGAATATCATCTTCCGCTTAATCATCAGTGCCCTGGCGGCCTTTGCCACCGCTTACATCCTGCCCGGGGTAAGGCTGGATTCTTTCCTGACCGCTCTCATACTGGCGGTGGTGCTGGGTGTACTGAACCTGCTGGTAAAACCGGTACTGGTATTTCTCACATTTCCTATCACGGTATTTACCCTGGGCCTGTTCCTGCTGGTCATCAATGCGGTGATCATCCTGGTGGCGGCCAAGCTGGTAAATGGTTTCCGGGTGGATGGTTTCTGGTGGGCCCTGCTTTTCAGCCTTGTGATGACCGTGATCAACAGCTTCCTGGTATCACTGGGCAAGCGCCCGGAAGATGTTTGA